The Salinibaculum sp. SYNS191 genome has a window encoding:
- the purF gene encoding amidophosphoribosyltransferase, which yields MHEKCGVVGISLSDRGAARPLYYSLYALQHRGQEAAGIVTHDGFQQHDHVGTGMVGDVFDQEDLDQLNGPNGIGHVRYPTQGGLGACCAQPFSVSFKSGSLGLSHNGNLVNTDEVRQELADLGHAFTSNGDTEVIAHDLARNLLEEDLVRAVKSTMSRIHGSYSLTIMHDETVLGVRDPQGNRPLCIGELEDGYVIASESAAIDTLDGELIRDVKPGELVVLKPDGSGYDTYQLVERENTAHCFFEHVYFARPDSVINDELVYEVRRNLGEALWNESGVETDVVMPVPDSGRSFASGYAEAAAEDGADVEFAEGLMKNRYVGRTFIMPTQDERERAVRLKLNPIKSTIEGRSVTLIDDSIVRGTTSTQLIELLRDAGAEEVHVRIGAPPIVAPCYLGIDMATREELIASDRSVEDIRDHVGADSLSYLSIGAITEALGKDDTDLCLGCVTGKYPYDIEGEERDRDVTRPTIGSPASADD from the coding sequence ATGCACGAGAAGTGCGGCGTCGTCGGAATCTCTCTTTCCGACCGTGGCGCCGCCCGCCCGCTCTACTATTCCCTCTACGCCCTCCAGCACCGCGGCCAGGAGGCCGCCGGCATCGTCACCCACGACGGCTTCCAGCAACACGACCACGTCGGGACCGGCATGGTCGGCGACGTCTTCGACCAGGAGGACTTAGACCAGTTGAACGGCCCCAACGGCATCGGCCACGTCCGCTACCCCACCCAGGGCGGACTGGGTGCCTGCTGTGCCCAACCGTTCTCCGTCTCGTTCAAGTCCGGGTCCCTTGGCCTGTCGCACAACGGCAACCTCGTCAACACCGACGAGGTTCGCCAGGAACTGGCCGACCTCGGTCACGCCTTCACCTCCAACGGCGATACGGAGGTCATCGCCCACGACCTGGCGCGGAACCTCCTGGAGGAGGACCTGGTGCGTGCCGTCAAGTCCACCATGTCCCGCATCCACGGCTCGTACTCGCTGACCATCATGCACGACGAGACGGTGCTGGGCGTGCGCGACCCGCAGGGCAACCGGCCGCTCTGCATCGGCGAACTCGAGGACGGCTACGTCATCGCCTCGGAGTCCGCCGCCATCGACACGCTCGACGGCGAACTCATCCGCGACGTGAAGCCGGGCGAACTGGTCGTCCTCAAGCCCGACGGGTCCGGCTACGACACCTACCAGCTGGTCGAGCGCGAGAACACCGCTCACTGCTTCTTCGAGCACGTCTACTTCGCCCGCCCGGACTCGGTCATCAACGACGAACTCGTCTACGAAGTCCGTCGCAACCTCGGCGAGGCGCTCTGGAACGAATCGGGCGTCGAGACCGACGTCGTGATGCCGGTCCCGGACTCCGGGCGCTCCTTCGCCTCGGGCTACGCCGAGGCCGCCGCCGAGGACGGGGCTGACGTCGAGTTCGCGGAGGGCCTGATGAAGAACCGGTACGTCGGCCGGACGTTCATCATGCCGACGCAGGACGAACGCGAGCGCGCGGTGCGGCTGAAGCTCAACCCAATCAAGTCAACTATCGAGGGTCGCAGCGTCACCCTCATCGACGACTCCATCGTCCGCGGCACCACCTCGACGCAACTCATCGAGTTGCTGCGGGACGCCGGGGCGGAGGAGGTCCACGTCCGCATCGGCGCGCCGCCCATCGTCGCCCCCTGTTATCTGGGCATCGACATGGCGACCCGGGAGGAACTCATCGCGTCCGACCGCAGCGTCGAGGACATCCGGGACCACGTCGGCGCCGACTCGCTGTCGTACCTCTCCATCGGGGCCATCACCGAGGCGCTGGGGAAAGACGACACCGACCTCTGCCTCGGGTGTGTCACCGGGAAGTACCCCTACGACATCGAGGGGGAGGAACGCGACCGGGACGTCACCCGGCCGACCATCGGCTCCCCGGCCAGCGCCGACGACTGA
- a CDS encoding sensor histidine kinase — translation MSGESATRARWRYLVSALGALLAAVGIGTVLLDGRLTGTELLQVSSLVVLCGLLVVAGGRIAVDIDDPADAVRVLAWMSAGVLALGALGAWARVVVPTVGTAFQTALLFLSVLAAGALFGAVVGDYDVRSRRLVERASREAARREFVDDQRAALSTLNDILRHQILNDLNAISGRAELLEDGKIDRDVAVDSIVAHCEHMDQTVDRLETVLDALTWVTASDPRPVGAAIDRAAATLHERHPDVAVTVEGDTDAAVTADELLSLAIAEVLDNAVVHGTPPVTVSVDARVESVVVAVADTGGDVPLRSDTLFEPNTRGPDSDGDGLGLFLADLILDRYGGAVRLAGDAGTTFEIEVPSGDGDADVA, via the coding sequence ATGTCCGGTGAGTCGGCGACACGCGCCCGGTGGCGGTACCTTGTCAGCGCACTGGGCGCGCTCCTGGCCGCGGTCGGCATCGGGACGGTGCTGCTCGACGGCCGGCTCACGGGGACTGAACTCCTCCAGGTCTCCTCGCTGGTCGTCCTCTGTGGCCTGCTCGTCGTCGCCGGGGGCCGCATCGCCGTCGACATCGACGACCCGGCCGACGCCGTCCGCGTGCTGGCCTGGATGAGCGCCGGTGTGCTCGCGCTGGGCGCGCTCGGGGCCTGGGCGCGCGTCGTCGTCCCGACCGTCGGGACCGCGTTCCAGACGGCACTCCTGTTCCTCTCGGTGCTCGCCGCGGGCGCGCTGTTCGGTGCCGTCGTCGGCGACTACGACGTCCGGAGCCGCCGGCTAGTCGAGCGCGCGAGCCGCGAGGCGGCCCGCCGGGAGTTCGTCGACGACCAGCGGGCGGCGCTGTCGACGCTCAACGACATCCTCCGCCACCAGATTCTCAACGACCTCAACGCCATCAGCGGCCGCGCGGAACTGCTCGAGGACGGGAAGATAGACCGGGACGTGGCCGTCGACTCCATCGTCGCCCACTGCGAGCACATGGACCAGACCGTCGACCGCCTGGAGACCGTCCTCGACGCGCTGACGTGGGTCACCGCGAGTGACCCCAGGCCCGTCGGCGCGGCAATCGACCGCGCCGCCGCGACACTGCACGAGCGCCATCCCGACGTCGCCGTCACCGTCGAGGGCGACACCGACGCGGCCGTCACCGCCGACGAACTGCTCTCTCTCGCTATCGCCGAGGTACTCGACAACGCCGTCGTTCACGGAACCCCACCCGTGACAGTCTCCGTCGACGCCCGCGTGGAAAGCGTCGTCGTCGCCGTCGCTGACACCGGTGGGGACGTCCCGCTCCGGTCCGACACCCTGTTCGAGCCCAACACCCGCGGGCCGGACAGCGACGGGGACGGCCTCGGGCTCTTCCTCGCGGACCTGATTCTCGACCGCTACGGCGGGGCCGTCCGGCTGGCTGGCGATGCGGGGACGACGTTCGAAATCGAGGTGCCGAGTGGGGACGGAGACGCAGACGTCGCGTAA
- a CDS encoding DUF420 domain-containing protein produces MQLQARDRVRELTVVLSVVSLALVFGTAGGFVPETLLPRVGPLVAAIPHLNAALSATALVTIAVGVRAIKGGDISRHRGAMVATTVVFLAFLVLYLYRIALEGPSDFPGPSTIYQFVYLPLLAIHILLAVVSIPLVYYVLLVAVTRPVAAIRESPHSRVGRVAATLWAVSFALGIVVYLMLYVVPWSP; encoded by the coding sequence ATGCAACTGCAGGCCCGCGACCGTGTGCGTGAACTGACAGTCGTTCTGTCGGTCGTCTCACTGGCGCTCGTGTTCGGGACCGCCGGCGGGTTCGTCCCCGAGACGCTCCTCCCCCGGGTCGGGCCGCTCGTCGCCGCGATTCCCCACCTCAACGCCGCCCTGAGCGCAACCGCCCTCGTGACCATCGCCGTCGGCGTCCGCGCTATCAAGGGCGGCGACATCTCCCGACATCGCGGGGCGATGGTCGCCACGACCGTCGTCTTCCTCGCCTTCCTGGTGCTCTATCTCTACCGCATCGCCCTGGAAGGCCCCAGCGACTTCCCGGGGCCGTCGACCATCTACCAGTTCGTCTACCTCCCGCTGCTGGCGATTCACATCCTGCTGGCGGTCGTCTCCATCCCGCTCGTCTACTACGTGTTGCTCGTCGCGGTGACCCGTCCCGTCGCCGCCATCCGGGAGTCGCCCCACTCCCGCGTCGGTCGCGTGGCGGCGACGCTGTGGGCCGTCTCCTTCGCGCTCGGCATCGTCGTGTACCTCATGCTGTACGTCGTCCCCTGGTCCCCGTAG
- a CDS encoding CDC48 family AAA ATPase, producing the protein MRLTVKPLKQKDAGRGLAAIDRQAMAEMGVENGDYIVIEGPDGRAVARVWPGYPEDDGRAVVRVDGQLRQETGAGIDDSVEVETADVKPATSITVALPQNLRVRGNVGPMIRQNLSGQAVTQGQTVPVSFGLGPLSSMSSQKIPLKIAGTEPSGTVVVTESTEVEVSEQPAEQIAGAPAGGERETPDVTYEDIGGLDRELEQVREMIELPMRHPELFQQLGIEPPKGVLLHGPPGTGKTLMARAVANEIDAYFTDISGPEIMSKYYGESEEQLREIFEEAEENAPAVVFIDEIDSIAPERGETSGDVERRVVAQLLSLMDGLNERGEVVVIGATNRVDAIDPALRRGGRFDREIEVGVPDRDGREEILQVHTRGMPLSEKVDLEQYAENTHGFVGADIEQLAKEAAMNALRRIRPELDLEEDEIDAETLERLEVTEDDFKQALKGIEPSALREVFVEVPDVSWDDVGGLDQTQERLRETIQWPLEYPEVFRQMDMESAKGVLMYGPPGTGKTLLAKAIANEAQSNFISIKGPELLNKYVGESEKGVREVFEKARSNAPTVVFFDEIDSIAGERGRHSGDSGVGERVVSQLLTELDGLEELEDVVVIATTNRPDLIDPALLRPGRLDRHVHVPVPDEEGRRKIFEVHTRDKPLASDVDLDSIARRTEGYVGADIEAVCREASMAATREFIESVDPEEIDESVGNVKVTADHFEQALEEVTPSVDEEVKERYEAIEERFGKRDTELEEEEKVGRTFQ; encoded by the coding sequence ATGAGACTCACTGTCAAACCACTGAAACAGAAGGACGCGGGCCGCGGACTCGCGGCCATCGACCGCCAGGCGATGGCGGAGATGGGCGTCGAGAACGGTGACTACATCGTCATCGAGGGCCCGGACGGCCGCGCCGTCGCGCGCGTCTGGCCCGGCTACCCCGAGGACGACGGCCGCGCGGTCGTCCGCGTCGACGGCCAGCTCCGGCAGGAGACCGGGGCCGGCATCGACGACTCCGTCGAGGTCGAGACGGCCGACGTCAAGCCCGCCACCTCCATCACCGTCGCGCTCCCCCAGAACCTCCGGGTCCGGGGCAACGTCGGCCCGATGATTCGACAGAACCTGAGCGGGCAGGCAGTCACCCAGGGTCAGACGGTCCCGGTCTCCTTCGGGCTCGGCCCGCTCTCCTCGATGTCCAGCCAGAAGATTCCGCTGAAAATCGCGGGCACCGAGCCGAGCGGGACGGTCGTCGTCACCGAGTCGACCGAGGTCGAGGTCTCCGAACAGCCCGCCGAGCAGATAGCGGGCGCGCCGGCCGGCGGCGAGCGCGAGACCCCGGACGTGACCTACGAGGACATCGGCGGCCTGGACCGCGAACTCGAACAGGTCCGCGAGATGATAGAGCTGCCGATGCGCCACCCCGAGCTGTTCCAGCAACTCGGCATCGAGCCGCCGAAGGGCGTCCTCCTCCACGGCCCGCCGGGCACCGGCAAGACGCTGATGGCCCGCGCAGTCGCCAACGAGATTGACGCCTACTTCACCGACATCTCCGGGCCGGAGATCATGTCGAAGTACTACGGCGAGAGCGAGGAGCAACTCCGCGAGATATTCGAGGAGGCCGAGGAGAACGCCCCTGCTGTCGTCTTTATCGACGAAATCGACTCCATCGCCCCGGAGCGCGGCGAGACCAGCGGTGACGTGGAACGCCGCGTCGTCGCCCAGTTGCTCTCGCTGATGGACGGCCTCAACGAGCGCGGCGAGGTCGTCGTCATCGGCGCGACCAACCGGGTCGACGCGATCGACCCCGCGCTGCGCCGCGGCGGCCGCTTCGACCGCGAAATCGAGGTCGGCGTCCCGGACCGGGACGGCCGCGAGGAGATTCTGCAGGTCCACACCCGCGGGATGCCCCTCTCGGAGAAGGTCGACCTCGAACAGTACGCCGAGAACACGCACGGGTTCGTCGGCGCCGACATCGAGCAACTCGCCAAGGAGGCGGCGATGAACGCCCTCCGGCGCATCCGTCCCGAACTCGACCTCGAAGAGGACGAGATCGACGCCGAGACGCTGGAGCGCCTGGAGGTCACGGAAGACGACTTCAAGCAGGCGCTGAAGGGTATCGAACCCTCCGCCCTGCGGGAGGTCTTCGTCGAGGTCCCGGACGTCAGCTGGGACGACGTGGGCGGCCTCGACCAGACGCAGGAACGGCTCCGCGAGACCATCCAGTGGCCGCTAGAGTATCCCGAGGTCTTCCGGCAGATGGACATGGAGTCCGCCAAGGGCGTGCTGATGTACGGTCCGCCCGGCACCGGCAAGACGCTGCTGGCGAAGGCCATCGCCAACGAGGCACAGAGCAACTTCATCTCCATCAAGGGGCCGGAGTTGCTCAACAAGTACGTCGGCGAGTCGGAGAAGGGCGTCCGCGAGGTGTTCGAGAAGGCCCGGTCGAACGCACCGACCGTCGTCTTCTTCGACGAAATCGACTCCATCGCGGGCGAGCGCGGCCGCCACTCCGGTGACTCCGGCGTCGGCGAGCGCGTCGTCTCCCAACTCCTGACCGAACTCGACGGGCTGGAGGAACTGGAGGACGTCGTGGTCATCGCGACGACCAACCGGCCGGACCTCATCGACCCCGCGCTGCTCCGTCCGGGACGGCTGGACCGCCACGTCCACGTGCCCGTCCCCGACGAAGAGGGCCGCCGCAAGATATTCGAGGTCCACACCCGCGACAAGCCGCTGGCGAGCGACGTCGACCTCGACAGCATCGCCCGCCGCACGGAGGGGTACGTCGGGGCCGACATCGAGGCGGTCTGTCGCGAGGCATCGATGGCCGCGACCCGGGAGTTCATCGAGAGCGTCGACCCCGAGGAAATCGACGAGAGCGTCGGCAACGTCAAGGTGACCGCCGACCACTTCGAGCAGGCACTGGAGGAGGTCACCCCCAGCGTCGACGAGGAAGTCAAGGAGCGCTACGAGGCAATCGAAGAGCGCTTCGGCAAGCGCGACACTGAACTCGAAGAGGAAGAGAAGGTCGGCCGGACCTTCCAGTAG
- a CDS encoding DUF7127 family protein, with translation MSVKEQLAGRDVDVRRFEYDDATTLAVDFGAEKSTSVDVVGDTVIVVVGDEQYDIELDGDAQAFMKNGVLTIEVKE, from the coding sequence ATGAGTGTCAAAGAGCAGCTTGCAGGACGCGACGTCGACGTGCGTCGCTTCGAGTACGACGACGCCACGACCCTGGCCGTCGACTTCGGAGCCGAAAAGTCGACGTCGGTGGACGTGGTCGGCGATACGGTCATCGTCGTCGTCGGGGACGAGCAGTACGACATCGAACTCGACGGCGACGCGCAAGCGTTTATGAAAAATGGCGTCCTCACTATCGAGGTGAAGGAATGA
- a CDS encoding alpha/beta fold hydrolase, with translation MEQVSHDGRETAYRVTQPDGDGPTVLYVHGSGGTHQAWAPQYGPQGPSHPAVAVDLSGHGDSEDVDTPAGSETLAAYADDVCAVATATDADVLVGNSLGGAVVQHVLLERALDLRAAVLAGSGAKLAVHESLREALAGDFEAAIRTLHEPDRLFHDPTPRLVDPSTETMRSVGRAVTERDFLTCHTFDVRERVGDVDVPVLALVGEHDQLTPVASHEFLAGEIPDGQLALVEDAAHLAMLEQPTAFSSAVGTFLDGLGG, from the coding sequence ATGGAGCAGGTCAGCCACGACGGACGGGAGACCGCGTACCGGGTCACACAGCCAGACGGGGACGGACCGACGGTACTGTACGTCCACGGCAGCGGCGGGACGCACCAGGCGTGGGCCCCGCAGTACGGCCCGCAGGGGCCGTCCCATCCAGCGGTCGCGGTCGATTTGAGCGGCCACGGGGATTCCGAGGACGTGGACACGCCGGCGGGCAGCGAGACGCTCGCCGCCTACGCCGACGACGTCTGTGCCGTCGCGACCGCGACCGACGCCGACGTACTCGTCGGCAACTCGCTGGGCGGGGCCGTCGTCCAGCACGTCCTGCTGGAGCGTGCCCTCGACCTCCGGGCCGCCGTCCTCGCCGGGTCCGGCGCGAAACTCGCCGTCCACGAGTCGCTACGCGAGGCGCTGGCCGGGGACTTCGAGGCGGCAATCCGGACGCTGCACGAACCCGACCGGCTGTTTCACGACCCGACGCCGCGGCTGGTCGACCCGTCGACGGAGACCATGCGGTCGGTCGGGCGGGCCGTGACCGAGCGGGACTTCCTGACCTGCCACACCTTCGACGTGCGCGAGCGCGTCGGCGACGTCGACGTCCCCGTGCTCGCGCTGGTCGGCGAACACGACCAGCTCACGCCCGTCGCCTCCCACGAGTTCCTCGCCGGGGAGATACCGGACGGCCAGCTGGCGCTCGTCGAGGACGCCGCGCACCTGGCGATGCTGGAGCAGCCGACGGCCTTTTCGAGCGCGGTCGGGACCTTTCTGGACGGTCTCGGGGGCTGA
- the panB gene encoding 3-methyl-2-oxobutanoate hydroxymethyltransferase → MTTVRDLQEMAGETPITMLTAYDALTATIVDEAGVDVVLVGDSMGNAILGYDDTLPVTVDEVASRTGAVARGAEDALVVADMPFLSFGTDRAESVENAGRMLKEEGANAVKIESGPHTVELTEHLSNLGIPVMAHVGLTPQSVNQTGYTRQGTDEEQAKDIFDTAVAHEEAGAFACVLEHIPANLASHITESLTIPTIGIGAGPDCDGQVLVVNDAVGLSDWSPPFAEAFGNVREEFESAASDYVEAVQDGEFPAEEHSHVAEELDEFY, encoded by the coding sequence ATGACTACCGTGCGGGACCTCCAGGAGATGGCGGGCGAGACGCCCATCACGATGCTGACTGCCTACGACGCCCTGACCGCGACCATCGTCGACGAGGCCGGCGTCGACGTCGTCCTCGTCGGCGACAGCATGGGCAACGCCATCCTCGGGTACGACGACACCCTCCCCGTGACCGTCGACGAGGTGGCCTCGCGGACCGGCGCTGTCGCACGCGGGGCAGAGGACGCGCTCGTCGTCGCCGATATGCCCTTCCTCTCCTTCGGCACCGACCGCGCCGAGTCCGTCGAAAACGCCGGCCGGATGCTCAAGGAGGAGGGCGCGAACGCCGTCAAGATAGAGAGCGGCCCCCACACCGTCGAGTTGACCGAACACCTCTCGAATCTGGGCATCCCGGTCATGGCCCACGTCGGCCTCACGCCACAGAGCGTCAACCAGACCGGCTACACCCGCCAGGGGACAGACGAGGAGCAGGCGAAGGACATCTTCGACACCGCCGTCGCCCACGAGGAGGCCGGCGCCTTCGCCTGCGTGCTCGAACACATCCCGGCCAACCTCGCGTCGCACATCACGGAGTCGCTGACGATTCCGACCATCGGCATCGGTGCCGGGCCGGACTGCGACGGCCAGGTGCTGGTCGTCAACGACGCGGTGGGACTGAGCGACTGGTCGCCGCCCTTCGCCGAGGCCTTCGGGAACGTCCGCGAGGAGTTCGAATCGGCCGCCAGCGACTACGTCGAGGCAGTCCAGGACGGCGAGTTCCCGGCAGAGGAGCACAGCCACGTCGCCGAGGAACTGGACGAGTTCTACTAG
- a CDS encoding DUF2062 domain-containing protein, producing the protein MLPDLRERVRATLGRAKTLLWRAFSEEHTTEEVAQSFSLGVFITMLPTLGTGFLAFVALAAVVDRLSKLALVASAVVFNPVVKWGVYGLSVGLGFFLLGPVEGVSMSEVSLNAAPEVVLRLVVGNTILAILAAVPSYFVAYRVVDNYRANEDGRLRQFARRVGIATDGGEDSGTDVSSGTDNA; encoded by the coding sequence ATGCTTCCGGACCTGCGGGAGCGAGTCCGCGCGACTCTCGGCCGCGCGAAGACGCTTCTCTGGCGGGCCTTCTCCGAGGAACACACGACCGAGGAAGTCGCACAGAGCTTCAGTCTCGGCGTGTTCATCACGATGCTGCCAACGCTTGGAACCGGCTTTCTCGCCTTCGTCGCGCTCGCCGCCGTCGTCGACCGCCTGAGCAAACTCGCCCTGGTCGCCTCCGCCGTCGTCTTCAACCCCGTCGTCAAGTGGGGCGTCTACGGGCTCTCGGTCGGCCTCGGGTTCTTCCTGCTCGGGCCGGTCGAGGGCGTCTCGATGTCCGAGGTGTCGCTGAATGCCGCGCCGGAGGTCGTCCTCCGTCTCGTCGTCGGCAACACCATCCTCGCCATCCTCGCCGCGGTGCCGAGTTACTTCGTCGCCTACCGCGTGGTCGACAACTACCGTGCCAACGAGGACGGCCGCCTCCGACAGTTCGCCCGGCGGGTCGGCATCGCGACCGACGGCGGCGAGGACTCGGGTACCGACGTCTCCTCGGGGACGGACAACGCCTAG
- a CDS encoding Hvo_1808 family surface protein, whose protein sequence is MRVSTSDTVPRSWLALAVLAAALVALLTVAPAVQAQQDPVRTDGNTTVPDDVVTSSHPDPPEDRLGWENGVWYNATLDVQQFDGIDDAELRALTARTMARVEYVRGIEFDRTPPVRLISREQQRAVASSLTNLTETESRALNVGYEALLLIGESADATESQEALVSTGVSAYYDPETRNITMISPTDSGLRIQEAVLAQELFHALQDQQFDTSESYETIEDRNAALGVIEGDANYVQYRYEQRCEGAWDGSCYRPESGSPVLSTQLNYGMVQLFVQPYNSGLAFVRQRQRAGGWDAIDALYDRLPESTEQTIHPARYPDDTPTNLTVADRSSDDWRVLRRNGERVTGSVGEAGWFVAMAYPAIQTRGDAQVIPLDAHINYNATTGQLQRPVSYNYSHPITTGWDGDTLLPYVPTDSTSNETAYVFETVWDSPAEAEEFAAGYRDLLAYHGAERVNGTNDTYRIPADSEFADAFRIDRDGSRLTIVNAPTVADLPAVRPEAPPQTGDPDGNGSTATATATPGGSTPTADATATSTEDGTATETPGGSGPGFGLVGAVVAVLAAAAFAVRRR, encoded by the coding sequence ATGCGAGTGTCAACGAGCGATACGGTCCCCCGGTCGTGGCTCGCGCTCGCCGTCCTCGCGGCGGCGCTTGTGGCCCTCCTCACCGTTGCTCCGGCAGTACAGGCACAGCAGGACCCCGTGCGGACCGACGGCAACACGACGGTTCCCGACGACGTCGTCACGTCGTCGCACCCGGACCCGCCCGAGGACCGGCTGGGCTGGGAGAACGGCGTCTGGTACAACGCCACGCTGGACGTCCAGCAGTTCGACGGCATCGACGACGCGGAACTGCGGGCGCTCACTGCCCGGACGATGGCGCGCGTGGAGTACGTCCGCGGCATCGAGTTCGACCGCACGCCGCCGGTGCGTCTCATCAGCCGGGAACAGCAGCGGGCGGTCGCCTCGTCGCTGACGAACCTCACCGAGACGGAGTCGCGGGCGCTGAACGTCGGCTACGAGGCGCTGTTGCTCATCGGCGAGTCGGCGGACGCGACCGAGTCCCAGGAGGCGCTGGTCAGCACGGGCGTCAGCGCGTACTACGACCCGGAGACGCGCAACATCACGATGATTTCACCGACCGACTCCGGGCTCCGCATCCAGGAGGCGGTCCTCGCGCAGGAACTGTTCCACGCTCTGCAGGACCAGCAGTTCGACACCAGCGAGTCCTACGAGACCATCGAGGACCGGAACGCGGCCCTCGGCGTCATCGAGGGCGACGCCAACTACGTCCAGTACCGCTACGAGCAGCGCTGTGAGGGTGCCTGGGACGGTAGCTGTTACCGTCCGGAGTCGGGTTCCCCGGTGCTGTCCACGCAGTTGAACTACGGCATGGTTCAGCTGTTCGTCCAGCCGTACAACTCCGGGCTGGCGTTCGTGCGCCAGCGCCAGCGCGCGGGGGGCTGGGACGCAATCGACGCCCTCTACGACCGCCTGCCGGAGAGCACCGAGCAGACGATACACCCGGCGCGGTATCCCGACGACACCCCGACGAACCTGACGGTCGCCGACCGCAGCAGCGACGACTGGCGGGTCCTGCGACGGAACGGCGAGCGCGTCACCGGGTCCGTCGGCGAGGCCGGGTGGTTCGTCGCGATGGCCTACCCGGCGATACAGACCCGGGGAGACGCCCAGGTCATCCCGCTCGACGCGCACATCAACTACAACGCAACCACCGGGCAGCTACAGCGCCCGGTCAGCTACAACTACTCGCACCCGATAACGACGGGCTGGGACGGCGACACGCTCCTCCCCTACGTCCCCACAGACTCGACGAGCAACGAGACGGCCTACGTCTTCGAGACGGTGTGGGACTCGCCGGCGGAAGCCGAGGAGTTCGCCGCCGGCTACCGCGACCTGCTGGCCTACCACGGTGCGGAGCGGGTCAACGGGACGAACGACACCTACCGTATCCCGGCCGACAGCGAGTTCGCCGACGCGTTCCGCATCGACCGCGACGGGTCGCGCCTGACCATCGTCAACGCGCCGACGGTCGCCGACCTCCCGGCCGTGCGGCCCGAGGCACCGCCGCAGACCGGGGACCCCGACGGGAACGGCAGCACCGCGACGGCGACGGCAACCCCCGGCGGGTCGACGCCCACGGCGGACGCCACAGCCACCTCGACCGAAGACGGGACGGCCACAGAGACGCCCGGCGGGTCTGGACCAGGGTTCGGACTGGTCGGGGCCGTGGTAGCGGTCCTGGCCGCCGCCGCGTTCGCCGTCCGCCGCCGCTGA
- a CDS encoding universal stress protein, protein MAPSHVLVPLDGSPLADDALVHALETFDCPVTVLNVVTPLDSPMSEGGVLDAGESRREAARERAERIVDRARTSAAERGRTVETAVETGDPAETIVEVATDRSVDHIVMGGHGGDRNELARRLLGTVATDVVGDAPMTVTVVR, encoded by the coding sequence ATGGCTCCGTCGCACGTGCTGGTTCCGCTGGATGGCTCGCCCCTGGCCGACGACGCGCTGGTCCACGCGCTGGAGACGTTCGACTGTCCGGTGACGGTCCTGAACGTCGTCACGCCGCTGGACAGCCCGATGAGCGAGGGCGGCGTGCTGGACGCCGGAGAGAGCCGGCGAGAGGCCGCCCGCGAGCGCGCAGAGCGCATCGTCGACCGCGCCAGGACGAGCGCCGCGGAGCGGGGTCGGACCGTCGAGACGGCGGTCGAGACCGGCGACCCGGCCGAGACCATCGTCGAGGTCGCCACCGACAGGAGCGTCGACCACATCGTGATGGGGGGCCACGGCGGCGACCGGAACGAACTCGCGCGCCGCCTGCTGGGCACCGTCGCGACCGACGTTGTCGGCGACGCGCCGATGACGGTGACCGTCGTCCGGTAG